A window of the Zerene cesonia ecotype Mississippi chromosome 12, Zerene_cesonia_1.1, whole genome shotgun sequence genome harbors these coding sequences:
- the LOC119830758 gene encoding uncharacterized protein F21D5.5 isoform X1 has protein sequence MNMIRNCFLRCVLDSHAPISLPHKLETVVGRSKITKIKDQACSRQQLSLTADCDQCLVEVKQIGINPSGLDGFALKKDGVYKIKHGSKLEILLNQYIHVIEFDPPPDDYEKPKLGIKRKSSETPDHKRKLIKTEIDMDVKECTESYWEDIDKGEVYIYTAKGVKSSRKIAAFDMDGTLIKTKSGKVHPVDTNDWQIIFPCVPHKLAEKHKDGYKIVLLSNQSPIGSGRVKIEDFKKKIEGVVAKLDVPAQVYIATGKGFFRKPATGMWDVLAEQKNDGVPIDMQASFYCGDAAGRNANWAPGKKKDHSMADILLAENLGLKFFTPEQFFLGHSISNVPMSRPEFIPKDVKSEPFNEQLISSEQELLVMVGYPGSGKSFVAKQIEKKSNNKYVTVCRDVLGSWQKCSAEAAKYLQQGKSVIVDSTNPDLESRSRWTSLAKEKRVQCRCAKMTTSKAHALHNNKFREILKTKHLPVNDIVFNTFKSKFVEPTVSEGFKEVIDVKFNPTFEDAAAEKLYKMFLLEK, from the exons ATGAATATGATTCGTAATTGCTTTTTGCGCTGTGTATTGGATTCGCATGCGCCTATATCTTTGCCACATAAACTAGAGACAGTAGTGGGACGCAGCAAAATAACTAAGATAAAAGATCAGGCTTGCTCTCGGCAACAGC ttaGTCTTACGGCGGATTGTGACCAATGTTTGGTTGAAGTGAAGCAAATAGGAATAAATCCGTCAGGTTTAGACGGTTTCGCATTGAAGAAGGATggcgtttataaaataaaacatggaagtaaattagaaatattgttaaacCAGTATATTCATGTAATTGAATTTGATCCACCTCCAGACGATTATGAAAAACCAAAATTAGGTATAAAACGTAAATCGAGCGAGACTCCGGACCACAAACGAAAGCTTATAAAAACAGAGATAGATATGGATGTAAAAGAATGTACAGAAAGCTATTGGGAAGATATTGACAAAGGTGAGGTTTATATCTATACAGCAAAAGGTGTGAAATCAAGTAGGAAAATAGCTGCATTTGATATGGATGGAACATTAATCAAAACAAAGTCTGGCAAAGTACATCCAGTAGATACAAATGACTGGCAGATCATTTTTCCCTGTGTGCCACACAAATTGGCGGAAAAACACAAGGATGGTTACAAAATTGTACTGTTAAGTAATCAATCACCCATCGGTAGTGGAAGAGTGAAAATAGAggattttaaaaaaaagattgagGGTGTGGTTGCAAAATTGGATGTACCTGCACAAGTTTACATAGCTACAGGAAAGGGATTTTTTAGAAAACCAGCTACTGGCATGTGGGATGTTCTTGCAGAGCAG aaaaatGATGGTGTACCAATTGATATGCAAGCCAGTTTTTACTGTGGTGACGCAGCTGGGCGAAATGCAAACTGGGCTCCAGGAAAGAAGAAAGATCACTCCATGGCTGATATTCTTCTAGCAGAAAACCTTGGCCTCAAGTTCTTTACACCTGAACAATTCTTCTTAGGTCACTCCATTTCTAATGTGCCTATGAGTAGGCCAGAATTCATTCCAAAAGATGTAAAATCCGAACCATTTAATGAACAATTAATTAGCTCAGAACAAGAg CTTCTTGTGATGGTGGGTTACCCAGGCAGCGGAAAGTCATTTGTGGCCAAACAAATTGAGAAGAAATCAAACAACAAGTATGTGACTGTTTGTAGAGATGTCCTAGGTTCCTGGCAGAAATGTTCTGCAGAAGCAGCAAAGTATTTACAG CAAGGCAAAAGTGTGATAGTAGACAGTACAAATCCCGACTTGGAATCGCGAAGTCGCTGGACATCGCTCGCTAAAGAGAAACGGGTCCAATGTCGGTGCGCCAAAATGACAACTAGCAAGGCGCATGCGCTACATAACAACAAATTTagagaaatattgaaaaccaAACATTTGCCCGTTAAtgatattgttttcaataCTTTCAA AAGCAAATTTGTTGAACCGACAGTAAGTGAGGGCTTCAAAGAAGTAATAGATGTGAAATTTAATCCTAC
- the LOC119830702 gene encoding acetyl-coenzyme A transporter 1, with translation MSVTNRKKTVEKEQLLENGDSNVNNERSNIKGDEWNIAVLLFLYALQGIPLGLAGAIPMLLQNRGITYTQQAEFSFVNWPFSVKLLWAPIVDALFLPKFGRRKTWLVPIQYLIGIVMIIMSRNITDWLGSEEKAPTMTLLTISFLFLNFLAATQDIAVDGWALTMLKRCNVGHASTCNTVGQTAGFFLGYVLFLALESPYFCNKYLRYEPEDTGIVTLAGFLLFWGWVFIATTTLIALLKHEKNDTESSNDDEGKGVKVIVNAYQQLYTIVKLPAVRTLALVLFTAKLGFCASDAVSGLKLVEAGVPREDLALLAVPLVPVQIIMPVILAKHTTGPEPLSLWLRAFPLRLLVGPLAAALVALTPSLLGNSGPSYFYLFILMCLYVFHQTCLYCMFVAVMAFFAKVSDPLVGGTYMTLLNTVSNLGTNWPNTLALWAVDRLTYRSCTAESLVDNTCATELETEVCKTNGGACNVRIDGFYIETIICLIAGFLWLQWGRKTIKRLQRLPSSAWQIGRIRR, from the exons ATGTCGGTGACAAACAGGAAGAAAACAGTCGAAAAAGAGCAATTACTTGAAAATGGAGATTCCAATGTAAACAACGAAAGAAGTAACATTAAAGGAGATGAATGGAACATAgcagtattattattcttatatgcACTACAGGGTATTCCGTTAGGTCTAGCTGGAGCAATACCCATGTTACTACAAAATCGCGGTATAACTTACACTCAACAG gcTGAGTTCAGTTTTGTAAATTGGCCATTTAGCGTTAAATTACTATGGGCTCCTATAGTGGATGCTCTTTTCTTACCCAAGTTTGGAAGAAGAAAAACATGGCTGGTGCCTATACAGTATTTAATTGGGATTGTGATGATAATCATGTCAAGAAATATCACAGATTGGCTTGGTTCAGAAGAAAAAGCACCAACAATGACATTGTTgacaatatcatttttatttcttaacttTCTGGCCGCAACACAAGATATTGCTGTTGATGGATGGGCTTTGACCATGCTGAAaag gTGTAATGTTGGACATGCATCTACATGCAATACAGTAGGACAAACAGCAGGTTTCTTTCTGGGCTATGTGCTGTTTCTGGCTCTAGAATCACCATACTTTTGCAATAAGTATTTAAGATATGAACCAGAGGACACTGGTATTGTTACATTGGCTGGTTTCCTACTGTTTTGGGGCTGGGTGTTCATAGCTACTACAACTCTTATAGCACTACTTAAGCATGAGAAGAATGATACTGAAAGTTCTAATGATGATGAAGGGAAAGGCGTGAAGGTTATAGTTAATGCATACCAGCAGTTATATACAATTGTCAAATTGCCCGCAGTTCGGACCTTGGCACTTGTTTTGTTTACTGCAAAA cTTGGATTCTGTGCAAGTGACGCAGTGTCTGGGTTGAAACTCGTCGAAGCTGGTGTACCACGCGAGGATCTCGCGTTATTAGCTGTTCCTTTAGTTCCTGTACAAATTATCATGCCGGTG ATCCTTGCCAAGCACACAACTGGGCCAGAGCCACTTTCCTTGTGGTTGCGTGCGTTTCCGTTGCGACTTTTAGTCGGACCGTTAGCCGCAGCTTTAGTAGCACTCACACCGAGTCTGCTCGGAAATTCGGGACCATCGTACTTCTACCTCTTTATACTAATGTGCTTGTATGTGTTCCATCAG ACATGCCTCTACTGCATGTTCGTAGCTGTAATGGCGTTCTTCGCCAAAGTGTCGGACCCGCTAGTGGGCGGCACCTACATGACGCTGCTGAACACTGTGTCCAACCTGGGCACGAATTGGCCCAACACGCTCGCTCTGTGGGCCGTGGACCGGCTCACGTACAGGTCTTGTACCGCTGAGTCGTTGGTCGATAACACTTGCGCTACGGAGTTGGAGACTGAG GTATGCAAAACCAACGGTGGGGCGTGCAATGTACGAATAGACGGTTTCTAcatagaaacaataatttgtcTCATAGCGGGATTCCTTTGGCTCCAATGGGGAAGAAAAACTATCAAGCGATTGCAGCGATTGCCGTCAAGCGCTTGGCAGATCGGCCGAATACGTAGATAA
- the LOC119830758 gene encoding uncharacterized protein F21D5.5 isoform X2, whose protein sequence is MNMIRNCFLRCVLDSHAPISLPHKLETVVGRSKITKIKDQACSRQQLSLTADCDQCLVEVKQIGINPSGLDGFALKKDGVYKIKHGSKLEILLNQYIHVIEFDPPPDDYEKPKLGIKRKSSETPDHKRKLIKTEIDMDVKECTESYWEDIDKGEVYIYTAKGVKSSRKIAAFDMDGTLIKTKSGKVHPVDTNDWQIIFPCVPHKLAEKHKDGYKIVLLSNQSPIGSGRVKIEDFKKKIEGVVAKLDVPAQVYIATGKGFFRKPATGMWDVLAEQKNDSVPIDMQASFYCGDAAGRNANWAPGKKKDHSMADILLAENLGLKFFTPEQFFLGHSISNVPMSRPEFIPKDVKSEPFNEQLISSEQELLVMVGYPGSGKSFVAKQIEKKSNNKYVTVCRDVLGSWQKCSAEAAKYLQQGKSVIVDSTNPDLESRSRWTSLAKEKRVQCRCAKMTTSKAHALHNNKFREILKTKHLPVNDIVFNTFKSKFVEPTVSEGFKEVIDVKFNPTFEDAAAEKLYKMFLLEK, encoded by the exons ATGAATATGATTCGTAATTGCTTTTTGCGCTGTGTATTGGATTCGCATGCGCCTATATCTTTGCCACATAAACTAGAGACAGTAGTGGGACGCAGCAAAATAACTAAGATAAAAGATCAGGCTTGCTCTCGGCAACAGC ttaGTCTTACGGCGGATTGTGACCAATGTTTGGTTGAAGTGAAGCAAATAGGAATAAATCCGTCAGGTTTAGACGGTTTCGCATTGAAGAAGGATggcgtttataaaataaaacatggaagtaaattagaaatattgttaaacCAGTATATTCATGTAATTGAATTTGATCCACCTCCAGACGATTATGAAAAACCAAAATTAGGTATAAAACGTAAATCGAGCGAGACTCCGGACCACAAACGAAAGCTTATAAAAACAGAGATAGATATGGATGTAAAAGAATGTACAGAAAGCTATTGGGAAGATATTGACAAAGGTGAGGTTTATATCTATACAGCAAAAGGTGTGAAATCAAGTAGGAAAATAGCTGCATTTGATATGGATGGAACATTAATCAAAACAAAGTCTGGCAAAGTACATCCAGTAGATACAAATGACTGGCAGATCATTTTTCCCTGTGTGCCACACAAATTGGCGGAAAAACACAAGGATGGTTACAAAATTGTACTGTTAAGTAATCAATCACCCATCGGTAGTGGAAGAGTGAAAATAGAggattttaaaaaaaagattgagGGTGTGGTTGCAAAATTGGATGTACCTGCACAAGTTTACATAGCTACAGGAAAGGGATTTTTTAGAAAACCAGCTACTGGCATGTGGGATGTTCTTGCAGAGCAG aaaaatGATAGTGTACCAATTGATATGCAAGCCAGTTTTTACTGTGGTGACGCAGCTGGGCGAAATGCAAACTGGGCTCCAGGAAAGAAGAAAGATCACTCCATGGCTGATATTCTTCTAGCAGAAAACCTTGGCCTCAAGTTCTTTACACCTGAACAATTCTTCTTAGGTCACTCCATTTCTAATGTGCCTATGAGTAGGCCGGAATTCATTCCAAAAGATGTAAAATCCGAACCATTTAATGAACAATTAATTAGCTCAGAACAAGAg CTTCTTGTGATGGTGGGTTACCCAGGCAGCGGAAAGTCATTTGTGGCCAAACAAATTGAGAAGAAATCAAACAACAAGTATGTGACTGTTTGTAGAGATGTCCTAGGTTCCTGGCAGAAATGTTCTGCAGAAGCAGCAAAGTATTTACAG CAAGGCAAAAGTGTGATAGTAGACAGTACAAATCCCGACTTGGAATCGCGAAGTCGCTGGACATCGCTCGCTAAAGAGAAACGGGTCCAATGTCGGTGCGCCAAAATGACAACTAGCAAGGCGCATGCGCTACATAACAACAAATTTagagaaatattgaaaaccaAACATTTGCCCGTTAAtgatattgttttcaataCTTTCAA AAGCAAATTTGTTGAACCGACAGTAAGTGAGGGCTTCAAAGAAGTAATAGATGTGAAATTTAATCCTAC